A genomic window from Methanobrevibacter sp. TLL-48-HuF1 includes:
- a CDS encoding DUF4012 domain-containing protein: MTRRKKLIIFILIVCIIGILAFVGSFFLGGSSLASGDKNILVLASDKDEQPGGGVDMAYMVKLKNGTIANYTPVYPGGMTHPTKQALGGLEGPMRLHDCLWDGPEQGMEYAKEIVEYNTGMHADAVVIIYDDGLDAIIDSIRPLKVDGVVTNLSSVDIVRQNDNYAGYAGRDSGITGNMSRGDAVLVLVKALSEASKDPVKKSTMTRVALEEYSKGNIVMSPSGSFVKLLTTKGFEGLS, encoded by the coding sequence ATGACTAGAAGAAAAAAATTGATTATATTCATCCTTATTGTATGTATTATAGGGATATTGGCATTTGTAGGAAGTTTCTTTTTAGGGGGTTCTAGCTTGGCTTCAGGTGATAAAAACATATTGGTTTTAGCTAGTGACAAAGATGAACAGCCAGGTGGTGGTGTAGACATGGCATACATGGTTAAACTGAAAAATGGTACTATAGCTAATTATACTCCGGTATATCCCGGTGGAATGACTCATCCTACAAAACAAGCTTTAGGAGGTCTTGAAGGGCCAATGCGTCTTCATGACTGTCTGTGGGATGGGCCGGAACAGGGTATGGAGTATGCAAAGGAAATTGTGGAATATAATACTGGAATGCATGCTGATGCAGTAGTGATTATATATGATGATGGGTTGGATGCAATTATAGATTCGATTAGGCCTCTTAAAGTTGATGGAGTTGTAACTAATCTTAGTTCAGTAGATATTGTTAGACAAAATGATAATTATGCTGGATATGCTGGCAGAGATAGTGGAATAACTGGAAATATGTCTCGGGGCGATGCTGTATTGGTGTTAGTTAAAGCACTTTCTGAAGCATCTAAAGATCCAGTTAAGAAAAGTACAATGACCAGAGTGGCTTTGGAAGAGTATTCTAAAGGAAACATTGTAATGTCTCCAAGCGGTTCTTTTGTAAAATTATTGACTACAAAAGGTTTTGAAGGTCTTTCATAA
- a CDS encoding IGHMBP2 family helicase has translation MKKYIKQLIKLINYERDAEIELMTNEIKNLSPKKRESLGRAINKVKGKYLGKQLGSQIVQFGRSEKIETEISVGDMVLISTGYPLKSDLTGTVVEKGARFIKVAFEKSIPKWALKKKVRIDLYANDVTFRRMEDNLLHLSTKGKNALEYTLKKRDPKENKKEKYIEFIDKSLNTSQKNAVKNAVNTENFFLIHGPFGTGKTRTLVELIQQEVRQNNKVLVTAESNSAVDNILDRLSQNKKLKITRLGHPQRVSKENIQYSLAYKAENHQLTSKINKNYKRIEQISETRDRFTKPTPQYRRGFSDSDILFNASKGKGGRGISPSKMESMANWLLENEKIDEIHDKIKKLENKIVKDIINSSEIILSTNSTAAIEEIARTNFDVVIVDEASQATIPSILIPLSKARRFILAGDHKQLPPTIISKKAHFLEKTLFEELIKKYPNKASLLNVQYRMNSFLMKFPNSEFYNGNLKSDSSVNDINLDEIIDLKELTHLKENDVEKQLHNNLKPLLFIDTSNLKNNEEKHLKDSKSIINQSEADIATSIAKFYLETGIDPKDIGIISPYADQVNLIKDKIPVEVKSVDGFQGREKEIIIISTVRSNENGNIGFLKDLRRLNVAITRAKRKLIVIGNKNTLKRNSTYSKLIKFCAKNDLLINFRYT, from the coding sequence TTGAAAAAATATATTAAACAATTAATCAAGCTTATAAATTATGAGAGAGACGCTGAAATCGAATTAATGACTAATGAAATAAAAAATCTGTCTCCAAAGAAAAGGGAATCATTAGGAAGAGCCATCAACAAAGTAAAAGGAAAATATCTGGGAAAACAGTTAGGTTCCCAAATCGTACAGTTTGGAAGATCTGAAAAAATCGAAACTGAAATCAGTGTTGGAGATATGGTTCTAATCAGTACAGGATATCCTCTTAAAAGTGATTTAACCGGAACCGTTGTTGAAAAAGGTGCGAGATTTATTAAAGTAGCTTTTGAAAAATCAATTCCGAAATGGGCTCTTAAAAAGAAAGTAAGAATTGATTTATATGCAAATGATGTTACCTTCAGACGAATGGAAGATAATCTCTTGCATTTAAGTACAAAAGGTAAAAATGCTCTTGAATACACTTTAAAAAAAAGAGATCCTAAAGAAAATAAAAAGGAAAAATATATTGAGTTTATAGATAAATCCCTTAATACTTCTCAAAAAAACGCTGTTAAAAATGCAGTAAACACTGAAAATTTCTTTTTAATACATGGTCCATTCGGAACTGGAAAAACAAGAACTTTAGTCGAGTTAATCCAGCAGGAAGTAAGGCAAAACAACAAAGTTTTGGTTACAGCTGAAAGCAACAGTGCAGTTGATAACATATTAGACAGATTATCACAAAATAAAAAATTGAAAATTACAAGGTTAGGCCATCCTCAAAGAGTTTCAAAAGAAAACATCCAATACTCATTAGCTTATAAAGCTGAAAATCATCAATTGACCAGTAAAATTAATAAAAATTACAAAAGGATAGAACAAATAAGTGAAACAAGAGACAGATTTACAAAACCAACCCCACAATATCGCAGAGGTTTTAGTGATTCAGATATACTGTTTAATGCCTCAAAAGGTAAAGGTGGTCGTGGAATAAGTCCTTCTAAAATGGAATCAATGGCTAATTGGCTTTTAGAAAATGAAAAAATTGATGAAATTCATGATAAAATTAAAAAACTTGAAAATAAAATAGTAAAAGACATTATTAACAGCAGTGAAATTATTTTATCAACCAATTCTACAGCAGCTATTGAAGAAATAGCCAGAACAAACTTTGATGTAGTAATTGTAGATGAAGCTTCCCAGGCAACAATTCCAAGTATTTTAATTCCATTATCCAAAGCCAGAAGGTTCATTCTTGCAGGTGACCATAAACAGCTGCCTCCAACAATAATTAGTAAAAAAGCACATTTTCTTGAAAAAACATTATTTGAAGAGCTGATTAAAAAATATCCCAATAAAGCAAGTTTATTGAATGTACAGTATAGAATGAATAGTTTTTTAATGAAGTTTCCAAATTCAGAATTTTATAATGGCAATCTGAAAAGCGATTCCAGTGTCAATGACATAAATCTTGATGAAATTATTGATTTGAAAGAGTTGACCCATCTAAAAGAAAATGATGTTGAAAAACAACTACACAACAATTTAAAACCTCTATTATTCATTGATACTTCCAATTTAAAAAACAATGAAGAAAAACATTTAAAAGATTCCAAATCAATTATCAACCAAAGCGAAGCAGATATTGCTACTTCAATAGCTAAATTTTACTTAGAAACTGGAATAGATCCCAAAGATATTGGAATTATAAGCCCCTATGCTGATCAGGTCAATTTAATTAAAGATAAAATTCCTGTTGAAGTAAAAAGTGTAGACGGTTTTCAGGGACGTGAAAAAGAAATTATAATCATTTCAACTGTGAGAAGTAATGAAAATGGAAATATTGGGTTTTTAAAAGATTTAAGAAGGCTTAATGTGGCAATCACTAGAGCTAAACGAAAATTAATAGTAATTGGAAACAAAAATACTTTGAAAAGAAATTCCACATACTCAAAATTAATTAAATTTTGTGCGAAAAATGATTTGTTGATAAATTTTAGGTACACCTAA
- a CDS encoding DUF4012 domain-containing protein, whose protein sequence is MNRRNKIIIILVIVIIVGIVAVIANSFLSTPTLTLGDKNILVLAVDKNEQSGGGLDMAFMVELDNGTIANYTPVYPGGMTHPTKHALGGLSGPMMLHDCLWDGPEQGMEYAKEIVEYNTGMHADAVVIIYDDGLNAIIDSIRPLKVDGVVTNLSSVDIVRQNDNYAGYAGRDSGITGNMSRGDAVLVLVKALSEASKDPIKKDTMTKVAIEEYSKGNIVMSPSGSFIKLMATKGFESLS, encoded by the coding sequence ATGAATAGACGAAATAAAATAATCATAATACTTGTTATTGTAATTATTGTGGGGATTGTGGCAGTTATAGCAAATTCATTTTTAAGCACTCCTACTTTAACATTAGGTGATAAAAATATATTGGTTTTAGCTGTTGATAAAAATGAACAATCTGGAGGCGGTTTGGATATGGCATTTATGGTTGAATTAGATAATGGTACTATAGCTAATTATACTCCGGTATATCCTGGTGGAATGACTCATCCTACAAAACATGCTCTTGGAGGTCTTTCAGGACCGATGATGCTCCATGACTGTCTGTGGGATGGGCCGGAACAGGGTATGGAGTATGCAAAGGAAATTGTGGAATATAATACTGGAATGCATGCTGATGCAGTAGTGATTATATATGATGATGGGTTGAATGCAATTATAGATTCGATTAGGCCTCTTAAAGTTGATGGAGTTGTAACTAATCTTAGTTCAGTAGATATTGTTAGACAAAATGATAATTATGCTGGATATGCTGGCAGAGATAGTGGAATAACTGGAAATATGTCTCGAGGTGATGCTGTATTGGTGTTAGTTAAAGCACTTTCTGAAGCATCTAAAGATCCAATTAAAAAGGACACAATGACTAAAGTAGCTATAGAAGAGTATTCTAAAGGAAACATTGTAATGTCTCCAAGCGGTTCTTTTATAAAACTGATGGCTACAAAAGGTTTTGAAAGTCTTTCATAA
- a CDS encoding metal-dependent hydrolase has translation MSSYKGHTIFALILALMFFHNPLIIALSVIGANIPDFDHKLKKDNVYKMIILGLIVFISLYILKLPYYLGLIIVFLGTVFYFSQHRSFTHSIFGVLTLTATVSLILIWAYELLMNITIIPTSYLFMAILIALLSFLFLNKKLLLIFLPLFFISLFLFGTLTVNNIEIAIGLFLGLLSHIILDAFSPSGIKLFAPISSKKSHKQFGMLSIIILGILAIYLRRFEILSLMAYFFPNIY, from the coding sequence TTGTCTTCATATAAAGGACACACAATATTTGCATTGATTCTGGCTTTAATGTTTTTTCATAATCCTCTGATTATTGCCTTAAGTGTAATTGGTGCTAATATTCCTGATTTTGATCATAAACTTAAAAAAGACAATGTCTATAAAATGATTATTTTGGGATTAATCGTGTTTATATCTCTTTATATCTTAAAATTACCTTATTATTTAGGTTTAATAATAGTATTTTTAGGAACTGTCTTTTATTTTTCCCAGCACAGGAGTTTTACTCACTCTATTTTTGGTGTACTCACATTAACTGCGACAGTTTCTTTAATACTTATTTGGGCTTATGAGCTTCTTATGAATATAACAATAATTCCTACATCTTACTTATTCATGGCTATTTTAATAGCTCTTTTAAGCTTTTTATTCCTAAATAAGAAATTGCTTTTAATATTCCTGCCATTATTCTTTATTAGCTTATTTTTATTTGGAACACTAACTGTAAACAATATTGAAATAGCTATTGGGTTGTTTTTAGGATTATTAAGTCATATTATACTGGATGCTTTTTCTCCATCTGGAATAAAGTTATTTGCTCCAATATCTTCTAAAAAGTCACATAAGCAATTTGGGATGTTATCTATAATAATTTTAGGAATATTGGCCATTTATTTAAGGAGATTTGAAATACTTTCTTTAATGGCATATTTTTTTCCAAACATTTATTAA
- a CDS encoding argininosuccinate synthase, with the protein MDKVVLAFSGGLDTSVCVKLLEEKYDVEVITACVDVGQGDEEIAKAEKMAKEIGGYKHYTIDAKEEFANEYIARGIKANAEYEGYPLSTALARPLIAQKIIDIAKKEGATAIAHGCTGKGNDQFRFEAVILAMSDLDIIAPIRELNLTRTEEQAYAAEKGIKLNSDKIYSIDENIWGRSIEGDILEDPANEPPEEIYAWTASAEDALDTPQKVSIEFEEGIPVAINGKMMPLIDIIKEANKIAGKNGIGRVDTIENRMIGLKSRETYEVPGAKLLIAAHQALEELVLTTDELRFAEYMSTLYADLVYRALWQEPLREDIDQAIDHMQRRVSGEVTMKLFKGSIAPLTRESPFSLHSIEQITFEDKETDQREVEGMIKYHGLQAANYQKLNR; encoded by the coding sequence ATGGACAAAGTAGTTCTTGCATTCAGTGGTGGATTAGACACTTCTGTTTGTGTTAAATTATTAGAAGAAAAATATGATGTTGAAGTTATTACTGCATGTGTAGATGTAGGGCAAGGCGATGAAGAAATAGCTAAAGCTGAAAAAATGGCAAAAGAAATAGGTGGCTATAAACACTACACTATTGATGCTAAAGAAGAATTTGCAAACGAATACATAGCTAGAGGAATTAAAGCTAATGCAGAATATGAAGGATATCCGTTAAGTACTGCACTTGCAAGACCTTTAATTGCTCAAAAAATTATCGATATTGCCAAAAAAGAAGGAGCAACAGCTATTGCACACGGATGTACTGGAAAAGGAAACGATCAATTCAGATTTGAAGCAGTTATTTTAGCTATGTCTGATTTAGATATCATTGCACCAATCAGAGAATTAAACTTAACAAGAACTGAAGAACAAGCTTATGCTGCTGAAAAAGGCATTAAATTAAACTCTGATAAAATTTACAGTATTGATGAAAACATTTGGGGAAGATCAATTGAAGGAGATATCTTAGAAGATCCTGCAAATGAACCTCCTGAAGAAATTTATGCTTGGACTGCTTCTGCTGAAGATGCACTTGACACTCCTCAAAAAGTATCTATTGAATTTGAAGAAGGTATTCCAGTAGCTATAAATGGAAAAATGATGCCTCTTATTGACATTATTAAAGAAGCTAATAAAATTGCCGGTAAAAATGGTATTGGTAGAGTGGATACTATTGAAAACAGAATGATCGGACTTAAAAGTAGGGAAACCTATGAAGTTCCAGGTGCTAAATTACTGATTGCTGCACATCAGGCATTAGAAGAATTAGTACTTACTACTGATGAATTAAGATTTGCAGAGTACATGAGTACACTTTATGCTGACTTAGTTTACAGGGCATTATGGCAAGAACCTTTAAGAGAAGATATCGATCAAGCTATTGACCATATGCAAAGAAGAGTAAGTGGTGAAGTTACAATGAAACTCTTTAAAGGTTCCATTGCACCATTAACTAGAGAATCTCCTTTCAGCTTACACAGTATTGAACAAATTACTTTTGAAGATAAAGAAACTGATCAAAGAGAAGTTGAAGGTATGATTAAATACCACGGTTTGCAAGCTGCAAACTATCAAAAACTTAACAGATAG
- a CDS encoding succinylglutamate desuccinylase/aspartoacylase family protein, with translation MNFEVLDDFNGLEMAFISKNSGGYISKNKYIFEEIELTPLNQFILEQSVFGTPIFKLGSGGANILLMSGIHGNELPSQAASLKLLEELINIDLDNTVYMIPFAAPKATMNNERTFNSRDLNRSAHIKNSLSNLIMQAIEELKINFVGDFHSTAKNSNPGFESIFSSRNPSPESCLIANYISAQIGSKVISFEFAGKIYKGAVEDVCNLNGVPAITCEVLSPFALVGKGSVEKSLMQMKSFLSYFGIF, from the coding sequence ATGAATTTTGAAGTACTTGATGATTTTAATGGTTTGGAAATGGCTTTCATTTCAAAAAATTCTGGAGGTTATATCTCTAAAAATAAATATATTTTTGAAGAAATAGAATTAACTCCTTTAAATCAATTTATTTTAGAACAATCTGTTTTTGGAACACCTATATTTAAATTAGGCAGTGGTGGGGCAAATATTTTATTGATGTCTGGAATTCACGGCAATGAATTGCCTTCACAGGCGGCCAGTTTAAAATTATTGGAGGAATTAATTAATATTGACTTGGATAATACGGTTTATATGATTCCATTTGCAGCTCCAAAAGCTACTATGAATAATGAAAGAACTTTCAATTCAAGAGATTTAAACAGATCTGCACATATTAAAAATTCATTAAGTAATTTAATTATGCAGGCTATTGAGGAACTTAAAATTAATTTTGTTGGTGATTTTCATTCAACAGCTAAAAACAGCAATCCCGGTTTTGAATCAATATTTTCAAGTAGAAATCCTTCTCCTGAAAGCTGTTTAATAGCCAATTATATTTCAGCACAAATAGGAAGTAAAGTAATCAGCTTTGAATTTGCAGGAAAAATTTACAAAGGGGCAGTTGAAGATGTTTGTAATTTAAATGGAGTTCCTGCAATTACCTGTGAGGTTTTATCTCCATTTGCTTTAGTTGGAAAAGGCAGTGTTGAAAAATCTTTAATGCAGATGAAAAGTTTTTTATCTTATTTTGGAATTTTTTAA